Proteins from a genomic interval of Tenacibaculum sp. SZ-18:
- a CDS encoding aminopeptidase, giving the protein MNFYFAEDSERGFSKIYSLKSDSRDLNWQTLKKQGDILEINLNSELKPKESIQINANYAVKIPKVQYTGYGRTKNGYHLRFWYLTPAVYQNGWQLMSNLNMDDLFEDVANYTLELSIPKKFHLQSNLYQYLTINHETHDYYLIGNQRKDIILNINSNQKKFKTFKLKERVIKTDIYNNKITYNTTNEIIKRQISFIENYIGKHPHTEILVDANTVNKNSLRDLYGIPDWLKPYPENFKWESRFFKALVSKYIDDVLLFNKRNDYWLTEGIQTFLMMEYINKYYPDVTVFGRFSNLWGFRGYNLAKLKQNDKYPFLYQFSARRFFDQALTTPADSLSNFNRKVVSPYKAGLGMRYLQDFIGDSSLISSFKEFYKNYRLKITNSTAFKKVIINNTDKNLEWFFNDYIKTSKKIDYKIKKVKFLKNEDSVEVTIKNKRNITAPISLYTVKDKQFKTKIWVTGVDSTKTIKFKADGYDKLALNYEQIYPEYNSLNNFKNINNSIISKPLQFRFLKDIEDPYYNQIFYNPNIKYNLYDGIILGVNFNNRPVIKHNFEFSLTPNYAFKSQNLTGSFSFAYDQFFEKTKIYKIRYGIAGSNFHYAPELSYNTFYPFVSIQFKRNTLRDVGTKSILSRIVYVNREIQPNQQAIESDRYNILNFRYIYSKPNVIRRLQYAINAELGNNFTKLSTDIRYLKFFDKKRSFNLRFFGGFFLTNNSDGDYFSFGLNRSSDYLFEQTLFGRSESTGLFSQQFVISDGGFKSFYNQPSFANQLMLSANTSVSIWRWVEAYNDAAILKSKNENPRFFYENGIRLNFVPNILELYFPVYTNEGFEVTDNAYPSKIRFVITSSLDRIYNFIRRGLL; this is encoded by the coding sequence ATGAACTTCTATTTTGCAGAAGACAGTGAGAGAGGATTTTCTAAAATTTATTCACTTAAAAGTGATTCAAGGGATTTGAATTGGCAAACACTAAAAAAACAAGGCGATATACTTGAAATTAATCTTAATTCTGAATTAAAACCTAAAGAAAGTATTCAAATAAATGCTAATTATGCGGTAAAAATACCAAAAGTTCAATATACTGGATATGGTAGAACTAAAAATGGCTATCACTTACGATTTTGGTATCTAACACCAGCAGTATATCAGAACGGTTGGCAATTAATGAGTAATTTAAACATGGATGACTTATTTGAAGATGTTGCCAATTACACTCTTGAATTATCTATTCCAAAAAAGTTTCACCTACAAAGTAATCTGTATCAATACCTTACAATAAATCATGAAACTCATGATTATTATTTAATTGGAAACCAGCGTAAAGACATTATACTTAATATAAATTCAAACCAAAAAAAATTTAAAACTTTTAAGTTAAAAGAAAGAGTTATAAAAACAGACATTTATAACAATAAAATAACGTATAATACGACTAATGAAATTATAAAGCGTCAAATTTCATTTATTGAAAATTATATAGGAAAACATCCACATACTGAAATATTAGTTGATGCAAATACCGTTAATAAAAATTCGTTACGTGATTTATATGGTATCCCTGACTGGCTGAAACCTTATCCTGAAAACTTTAAGTGGGAATCACGATTTTTCAAAGCTTTAGTAAGTAAATATATAGATGATGTATTATTATTTAACAAGAGAAATGATTACTGGTTAACTGAAGGAATCCAAACATTTTTGATGATGGAATACATTAATAAGTATTATCCAGATGTTACTGTTTTCGGTCGATTTTCTAATTTATGGGGATTTAGAGGGTACAACCTAGCTAAGCTAAAACAAAACGATAAATATCCTTTCTTATATCAGTTTAGTGCTCGTCGATTTTTCGATCAAGCTTTAACTACTCCAGCAGATTCCCTTTCAAACTTTAATAGAAAAGTTGTAAGTCCATATAAAGCAGGTTTAGGAATGCGATACTTACAAGATTTTATTGGAGACAGCTCTTTAATAAGTTCTTTTAAAGAGTTTTATAAAAACTATAGATTAAAAATTACCAATTCTACGGCTTTTAAAAAAGTTATTATAAATAACACAGATAAAAATTTAGAATGGTTTTTTAACGACTACATAAAAACGAGTAAAAAAATTGACTATAAAATCAAGAAAGTTAAGTTTTTAAAAAATGAAGACTCCGTTGAAGTTACGATTAAAAACAAGCGAAATATTACTGCTCCGATATCATTATACACTGTGAAAGACAAACAGTTTAAAACTAAAATTTGGGTTACAGGGGTGGATAGTACAAAAACCATAAAATTCAAAGCAGATGGCTATGACAAACTTGCCTTAAATTACGAACAAATTTATCCTGAATATAATTCGTTAAACAACTTTAAAAACATTAATAATTCTATTATCAGCAAACCTCTTCAGTTTAGATTTTTAAAAGACATTGAGGATCCGTATTATAATCAGATATTTTACAATCCAAACATAAAGTATAATTTATATGACGGAATTATTCTGGGAGTAAATTTCAATAATCGCCCTGTAATTAAACACAATTTTGAATTTAGTTTAACTCCTAATTACGCATTTAAAAGTCAAAATTTAACTGGCTCTTTCTCCTTTGCATATGATCAATTCTTCGAGAAAACTAAAATTTATAAAATTAGATATGGTATTGCAGGAAGCAATTTTCACTACGCTCCAGAATTATCGTACAATACGTTTTACCCTTTTGTAAGCATTCAATTTAAAAGAAATACCTTACGTGATGTTGGTACAAAATCCATTTTATCAAGGATTGTTTATGTTAATAGAGAAATTCAGCCAAACCAGCAAGCCATAGAAAGTGATAGATATAACATTTTAAATTTCAGATATATTTACAGTAAACCAAATGTTATAAGACGATTACAATATGCTATAAACGCTGAATTAGGTAACAACTTTACAAAACTATCTACAGACATTAGATACCTAAAATTTTTTGATAAAAAACGTAGTTTTAACCTACGGTTTTTTGGAGGTTTTTTTCTTACTAATAATTCTGATGGTGATTATTTTAGTTTTGGATTAAATCGTAGTTCGGATTATTTATTTGAACAAACCCTATTCGGACGTTCTGAAAGCACAGGTTTATTTAGTCAGCAATTTGTAATTTCCGATGGAGGTTTTAAATCTTTTTATAATCAACCATCATTCGCTAATCAATTAATGTTATCTGCCAATACAAGTGTTAGTATTTGGCGTTGGGTGGAAGCTTATAATGATGCCGCAATACTTAAAAGCAAAAACGAAAACCCAAGGTTCTTTTATGAAAACGGAATTCGTTTAAACTTCGTTCCCAACATTTTAGAGTTATATTTCCCTGTTTATACAAACGAAGGATTTGAAGTTACGGATAACGCTTATCCTAGTAAAATTCGTTTTGTAATTACCTCAAGCTTAGACAGGATTTACAATTTTATCCGCCGAGGATTATTGTAG
- a CDS encoding TIGR00730 family Rossman fold protein yields the protein MTNDDRKIREKLQQKTWNEIKTNDSWAIFKIMAEFVDGYERLSKIGPCVSIFGSARTKPEHKYYKLAEEVAYQLTQSGFGVITGGGPGIMEAGNKGANRGKGTSVGLNIELPFEQHDNPWIDPGKSLDFDYFFVRKVMFVKYSQGFVVMPGGFGTLDELFEAITLIQTHKIGRFPIVLVGKSFWGGLLDWIKNTLLEEGNISAEDLNLFRVVDTAEEAVEHFNKFYAKYQLKPNF from the coding sequence ATGACAAACGACGATAGAAAGATTCGCGAGAAACTACAACAAAAAACCTGGAACGAGATTAAAACAAATGACTCGTGGGCTATTTTTAAAATAATGGCAGAGTTTGTAGACGGTTATGAGCGCTTAAGTAAAATTGGACCATGTGTTTCTATTTTTGGATCTGCGAGAACAAAACCTGAACATAAATATTATAAGTTAGCCGAAGAAGTGGCTTACCAATTAACACAAAGCGGATTTGGAGTCATTACTGGTGGTGGACCAGGTATTATGGAGGCAGGTAATAAAGGTGCTAATCGTGGAAAAGGAACCTCTGTTGGATTAAATATTGAATTACCATTCGAACAACATGATAATCCTTGGATTGATCCTGGTAAAAGTTTAGATTTTGATTATTTCTTTGTTAGAAAAGTAATGTTCGTAAAATACTCACAAGGTTTTGTAGTAATGCCAGGTGGTTTTGGAACATTAGATGAACTTTTTGAAGCAATCACTTTAATACAAACACATAAAATTGGACGTTTCCCAATTGTTTTAGTGGGAAAAAGTTTCTGGGGAGGTTTATTAGACTGGATTAAAAACACATTATTAGAAGAAGGAAATATTAGCGCGGAAGACCTCAATTTATTTAGAGTGGTTGATACTGCCGAAGAGGCTGTAGAACATTTCAATAAATTCTATGCTAAATATCAATTAAAGCCAAACTTCTAA
- a CDS encoding alpha-ketoacid dehydrogenase subunit alpha/beta, translating to MSQSVGISNPQKLSFEDFKNEVLNDYKIARLSRECSLLGRREVLTGKAKFGIFGDGKEVPQLAMAKAFKNGDFRSGYYRDQTFMMAIGELNAQQFFAGLYAHTDIVQEPMSAGRQMGGHFATHSLDENGNWKNLTAQKNSSSDISPTAGQMPRLLGLAQASKIYRNVEELKDFTNFSEKGNEVAWGTIGNASTSEGLFFETINAAGVLQVPMVMSVWDDEYGISVHARHQTTKESISEILKGFQRENDTNGYEIFVVNGWDYVKLIDTYNKAAEIAREQHVPVLIHVKELTQPQGHSTSGSHERYKSKERLEWEKEFDCISQMRKWILEFELTDDQGDVLRFVESEDELTALDKKIKKEVSTAKRDAWNSFINEIKSEVVSATTLLEKVASKSSNSSFITKYKNDLAGVSEPIRKDILTACRKTLRLIRDENFIEKIALQNFIKESIENAYTKYSSHLLNDNTNSVVNKAAVEPTYDSEKNIVDARIIMRDNFDAILEKYPEVLVFGEDAGYIGDVNQGLEGLQEKFGELRVTDTGIREATIIGQGIGMAMRGLRPIAEIQYLDYLLYALQIMSDDLATLRYRTFGKQKAPLIIRTRGHRLEGIWHAGSPMGGIINNVRGIHVLVPRNMTKAAGFYNTLLEGDDPALVVECLNGYRLKEELPNNLGEFKTPIGEVEVIKEGTDITILSYGSTLRLVEEAAKDLQQVGINAEIVDAQSLLPFDKNHDTVKSLAKTNRLLVVDEDVPGGASAYLLQQVLENQNGYVHLDSKPETLSAKAHRPAYGTDGDYFSKPSTEDIFEKVYEIMHEANPTQFKSLY from the coding sequence ATGAGCCAAAGTGTAGGAATTTCAAATCCACAAAAATTATCGTTTGAAGACTTTAAAAATGAAGTATTAAATGATTATAAAATCGCCAGATTGAGCAGAGAATGTAGTTTGCTTGGAAGAAGAGAGGTTTTAACTGGTAAAGCTAAATTTGGAATTTTTGGTGATGGTAAAGAAGTCCCTCAATTAGCGATGGCTAAAGCCTTTAAAAATGGAGACTTCAGATCTGGTTACTACAGAGATCAAACTTTTATGATGGCAATTGGTGAGTTAAATGCTCAACAATTTTTTGCTGGTTTGTATGCGCATACTGATATTGTGCAAGAACCAATGTCAGCTGGAAGACAAATGGGGGGGCATTTTGCCACACATTCTTTAGATGAAAATGGAAACTGGAAGAATTTAACTGCTCAAAAGAATTCATCTTCTGACATCTCTCCTACTGCAGGACAAATGCCTAGATTACTAGGTTTAGCACAAGCATCTAAAATTTACCGCAATGTAGAAGAATTAAAAGATTTTACTAATTTTTCTGAAAAAGGAAATGAAGTAGCTTGGGGTACCATTGGAAATGCAAGTACAAGTGAAGGTCTATTCTTCGAAACAATAAATGCTGCTGGTGTATTACAAGTACCAATGGTTATGAGTGTTTGGGATGATGAATACGGTATTTCTGTTCATGCACGACACCAAACAACAAAGGAAAGTATCTCTGAAATTCTGAAAGGTTTCCAAAGAGAAAATGATACAAATGGTTATGAAATTTTCGTAGTTAATGGTTGGGACTACGTAAAATTAATTGACACCTATAATAAAGCTGCTGAAATTGCAAGAGAACAACACGTTCCTGTTTTAATTCATGTTAAAGAATTAACACAACCACAAGGACATTCAACTTCGGGATCTCACGAAAGGTATAAGTCTAAAGAGAGATTGGAATGGGAAAAAGAGTTTGATTGTATTTCGCAAATGAGAAAATGGATTCTTGAGTTTGAATTAACAGATGATCAAGGTGATGTTTTACGTTTTGTTGAAAGCGAAGATGAATTAACAGCACTAGATAAAAAAATTAAAAAAGAAGTAAGTACAGCAAAGCGCGATGCTTGGAATAGCTTCATTAATGAAATTAAATCTGAAGTTGTTTCTGCAACTACTCTTTTAGAGAAAGTTGCTTCAAAAAGTAGTAACAGTTCTTTCATTACAAAATATAAGAATGATTTAGCAGGAGTTTCTGAGCCTATCCGAAAAGATATTTTAACGGCTTGTAGAAAAACATTACGATTAATTCGTGATGAGAACTTCATTGAGAAAATTGCATTACAAAACTTTATTAAAGAAAGTATTGAAAATGCTTACACTAAATATTCTTCTCATTTATTAAATGACAACACAAATTCTGTTGTTAACAAGGCGGCAGTAGAACCAACCTACGATTCAGAAAAAAACATTGTTGATGCTCGTATTATTATGAGAGATAACTTTGATGCTATATTGGAAAAATATCCTGAAGTTCTTGTTTTTGGTGAAGATGCAGGTTATATCGGAGATGTAAATCAAGGATTGGAAGGATTACAAGAAAAGTTCGGAGAACTAAGAGTTACTGACACAGGAATTAGAGAAGCTACAATTATAGGTCAAGGAATTGGAATGGCTATGAGAGGATTACGTCCTATTGCAGAAATCCAATATTTAGATTATTTACTGTACGCATTACAAATCATGAGTGATGATTTAGCTACCTTACGTTATAGAACTTTCGGAAAACAAAAAGCTCCATTAATCATTCGTACTCGTGGTCATCGTTTAGAAGGAATTTGGCATGCTGGTTCTCCAATGGGAGGAATTATTAATAATGTTAGAGGAATTCATGTTTTAGTTCCTAGAAACATGACAAAAGCTGCTGGTTTTTACAATACTTTATTAGAAGGTGATGATCCTGCTTTAGTTGTGGAATGTTTAAACGGTTACCGTTTAAAAGAAGAATTACCAAACAATTTAGGTGAATTTAAAACTCCAATTGGTGAAGTTGAAGTAATTAAAGAAGGAACTGATATCACCATATTGTCTTATGGATCAACGTTAAGATTAGTAGAGGAAGCTGCTAAGGATTTACAACAAGTTGGAATTAATGCTGAAATAGTAGATGCTCAGAGTTTATTACCTTTCGATAAAAATCACGACACTGTAAAATCACTAGCTAAAACGAATAGATTATTAGTGGTTGATGAAGATGTTCCTGGTGGAGCTTCAGCTTACTTATTACAACAAGTTCTTGAAAATCAAAATGGATATGTTCATTTAGATAGTAAACCAGAAACCTTAAGTGCCAAAGCACATAGACCTGCGTACGGAACTGATGGAGATTACTTCTCGAAGCCTTCAACGGAAGATATCTTCGAAAAAGTATATGAAATTATGCATGAAGCAAATCCGACGCAATTTAAAAGTTTATATTAG